Proteins encoded in a region of the Pseudochaenichthys georgianus chromosome 20, fPseGeo1.2, whole genome shotgun sequence genome:
- the smarcd3b gene encoding SWI/SNF-related matrix-associated actin-dependent regulator of chromatin subfamily D member 3b isoform X3, whose product MATEDTAGGARKATKSKLFEFLVHGVRPGMPSGARMPHQGAPMGPPGPPYGGSPAVRPGLPTPVMEPSRKRPAPSQQVQQQAVQGRARKKPVGFPGANEMPARQMDMREPQSDPTLGSNAKRRKMADKILPQRIRELVPESQAYMDLLAFERKLDQTIMRKRVDIQEALKRPMKQQKRKLRLYISNTFNPARPDADDSDGSIASWELRVEGKLLDDPGKQKKKFSSFFKSLVIELDKDLYGPDNHLVEWHRTGTTQETDGFQVKRPGDVSVRCTLLLMLDYQPPQFKLDPRLARLLGIHTQTRSCIIQALWQYVKTNKLQDSHDKEYINCDKYFQQIFDCPRLKFSEIPQRLTNLLLPPDPIVINHVISVDPNDQKKTACYDIDVEVEDPLKGQMSSFLLSTANQQEIATLDNKIHETIESINQLKIQRDFMLSFSRDPKGYIQDWLKSQSRDLKLMTDVVGNPEEERRAEFYHEPWSQEAVSRYFYCKIQQRRQELETALAVRNT is encoded by the exons CGTCCTGGCATGCCGTCTGGAGCGAGGATGCCCCACCAGGGAGCTCCCATGGGCCCCCCCGGCCCCCCGTACGGAGGCAGCCCGGCAGTGCGGCCCGGCCTGCCCACCCCCGTGATGGAGCCCAGCCGTAAGAGGCCTGCTCCCTCCCAGCAGGTCCAGCAGCAGGCCGTCCAGGGTCGTGCCAGAAA GAAGCCAGTCGGATTCCCCGGAGCCAATGAGATGCCGGCGAGGCAGATGGACATGAGAGAGCCCCAATCAGATCCCACGCTCGGATCAAA tGCTAAGAGAAGGAAAATGGCAGACAAGATTCTTCCGCAAAGG ATCCGTGAGCTGGTGCCAGAATCTCAGGCTTACATGGATCTGCTGGCGTTTGAGCGCAAACTGGACCAGACCATAATGCGCAAACGAGTGGACATCCAGGAAGCACTGAAGAGACCAATGAAG CAGCAGAAGCGTAAACTGAGGCTTTACATATCCAACACCTTCAACCCTGCAAGACCAGACGCTGATGACTCAGACGGCAGCATTGCATCATGGGAACTGAGAGTAGAGGGCAAGTTGCTGGATGAC CCGGGGAAGCAGAAAAAGAAGTTCTCCTCGTTTTTTAAGAGCCTGGTGATCGAGCTGGACAAAGACCTGTACGGTCCTGACAACCACCTGGTTGAG TGGCACCGCACGGGCACCACGCAGGAGACGGACGGCTTCCAGGTGAAGAGGCCGGGGGACGTGAGCGTGCGCTGCACCCTGCTGCTGATGCTGGACTACCAG CCCCCCCAGTTTAAGCTGGACCCTCGTCTGGCGCGCCTGCTGGGCATCCACACTCAGACCCGCTCCTGCATCATCCAGGCGCTCTGGCAATACGTCAAGACCAACAAGCTGCAGGACTCTCATGACAAGGAGTACATCAACTGTGACAAGTACTTCCAACAG ATCTTCGACTGCCCTCGGCTGAAGTTCTCTGAGATCCCTCAACGCCTCACCAACCTCCTCTTGCCCCCAGACCCCATCGTCATCAACCATGTGATCAG CGTGGATCCCAACGACCAGAAGAAGACGGCCTGCTACGACATTGACGTGGAGGTGGAAGACCCCCTGAAGGGGCAGATGAGCAGCTTCCTGCTCTCCACCGCCAACCAGCAGGAGATCGCCACCCTGGACAACAAG ATCCATGAGACCATCGAGTCCATCAACCAGCTGAAGATCCAGAGGGACTTCATGCTCAGTTTCTCCAGAGACCCCAAGGGCTACATCCAGGACTGGCTCAAATCCCAGAGCCGGGACCTTAAG TTAATGACAGACGTGGTGGGGAACcctgaggaggagaggagggcggAGTTTTACCACGAGCCCTGGTCCCAGGAGGCTGTCAGCCGCTATTTCTACTGCAAG ATCCAGCAGAGGAGACAGGAGCTGGAAACGGCCTTAGCTGTCCGCAACACCTAA
- the smarcd3b gene encoding SWI/SNF-related matrix-associated actin-dependent regulator of chromatin subfamily D member 3b isoform X5: MERKRPGMPSGARMPHQGAPMGPPGPPYGGSPAVRPGLPTPVMEPSRKRPAPSQQVQQQAVQGRARKKPVGFPGANEMPARQMDMREPQSDPTLGSNAKRRKMADKILPQRIRELVPESQAYMDLLAFERKLDQTIMRKRVDIQEALKRPMKQQKRKLRLYISNTFNPARPDADDSDGSIASWELRVEGKLLDDPGKQKKKFSSFFKSLVIELDKDLYGPDNHLVESLYGGSLLQWHRTGTTQETDGFQVKRPGDVSVRCTLLLMLDYQPPQFKLDPRLARLLGIHTQTRSCIIQALWQYVKTNKLQDSHDKEYINCDKYFQQIFDCPRLKFSEIPQRLTNLLLPPDPIVINHVISVDPNDQKKTACYDIDVEVEDPLKGQMSSFLLSTANQQEIATLDNKIHETIESINQLKIQRDFMLSFSRDPKGYIQDWLKSQSRDLKLMTDVVGNPEEERRAEFYHEPWSQEAVSRYFYCKIQQRRQELETALAVRNT, encoded by the exons CGTCCTGGCATGCCGTCTGGAGCGAGGATGCCCCACCAGGGAGCTCCCATGGGCCCCCCCGGCCCCCCGTACGGAGGCAGCCCGGCAGTGCGGCCCGGCCTGCCCACCCCCGTGATGGAGCCCAGCCGTAAGAGGCCTGCTCCCTCCCAGCAGGTCCAGCAGCAGGCCGTCCAGGGTCGTGCCAGAAA GAAGCCAGTCGGATTCCCCGGAGCCAATGAGATGCCGGCGAGGCAGATGGACATGAGAGAGCCCCAATCAGATCCCACGCTCGGATCAAA tGCTAAGAGAAGGAAAATGGCAGACAAGATTCTTCCGCAAAGG ATCCGTGAGCTGGTGCCAGAATCTCAGGCTTACATGGATCTGCTGGCGTTTGAGCGCAAACTGGACCAGACCATAATGCGCAAACGAGTGGACATCCAGGAAGCACTGAAGAGACCAATGAAG CAGCAGAAGCGTAAACTGAGGCTTTACATATCCAACACCTTCAACCCTGCAAGACCAGACGCTGATGACTCAGACGGCAGCATTGCATCATGGGAACTGAGAGTAGAGGGCAAGTTGCTGGATGAC CCGGGGAAGCAGAAAAAGAAGTTCTCCTCGTTTTTTAAGAGCCTGGTGATCGAGCTGGACAAAGACCTGTACGGTCCTGACAACCACCTGGTTGAG TCATTGTATGGTGGCTCGCTTTTACAGTGGCACCGCACGGGCACCACGCAGGAGACGGACGGCTTCCAGGTGAAGAGGCCGGGGGACGTGAGCGTGCGCTGCACCCTGCTGCTGATGCTGGACTACCAG CCCCCCCAGTTTAAGCTGGACCCTCGTCTGGCGCGCCTGCTGGGCATCCACACTCAGACCCGCTCCTGCATCATCCAGGCGCTCTGGCAATACGTCAAGACCAACAAGCTGCAGGACTCTCATGACAAGGAGTACATCAACTGTGACAAGTACTTCCAACAG ATCTTCGACTGCCCTCGGCTGAAGTTCTCTGAGATCCCTCAACGCCTCACCAACCTCCTCTTGCCCCCAGACCCCATCGTCATCAACCATGTGATCAG CGTGGATCCCAACGACCAGAAGAAGACGGCCTGCTACGACATTGACGTGGAGGTGGAAGACCCCCTGAAGGGGCAGATGAGCAGCTTCCTGCTCTCCACCGCCAACCAGCAGGAGATCGCCACCCTGGACAACAAG ATCCATGAGACCATCGAGTCCATCAACCAGCTGAAGATCCAGAGGGACTTCATGCTCAGTTTCTCCAGAGACCCCAAGGGCTACATCCAGGACTGGCTCAAATCCCAGAGCCGGGACCTTAAG TTAATGACAGACGTGGTGGGGAACcctgaggaggagaggagggcggAGTTTTACCACGAGCCCTGGTCCCAGGAGGCTGTCAGCCGCTATTTCTACTGCAAG ATCCAGCAGAGGAGACAGGAGCTGGAAACGGCCTTAGCTGTCCGCAACACCTAA
- the smarcd3b gene encoding SWI/SNF-related matrix-associated actin-dependent regulator of chromatin subfamily D member 3b isoform X8 has translation MATEDTAGGARKATKSKLFEFLVHGVRPGMPSGARMPHQGAPMGPPGPPYGGSPAVRPGLPTPVMEPSRKRPAPSQQVQQQAVQGRARNAKRRKMADKILPQRIRELVPESQAYMDLLAFERKLDQTIMRKRVDIQEALKRPMKQKRKLRLYISNTFNPARPDADDSDGSIASWELRVEGKLLDDPGKQKKKFSSFFKSLVIELDKDLYGPDNHLVEWHRTGTTQETDGFQVKRPGDVSVRCTLLLMLDYQPPQFKLDPRLARLLGIHTQTRSCIIQALWQYVKTNKLQDSHDKEYINCDKYFQQIFDCPRLKFSEIPQRLTNLLLPPDPIVINHVISVDPNDQKKTACYDIDVEVEDPLKGQMSSFLLSTANQQEIATLDNKIHETIESINQLKIQRDFMLSFSRDPKGYIQDWLKSQSRDLKLMTDVVGNPEEERRAEFYHEPWSQEAVSRYFYCKIQQRRQELETALAVRNT, from the exons CGTCCTGGCATGCCGTCTGGAGCGAGGATGCCCCACCAGGGAGCTCCCATGGGCCCCCCCGGCCCCCCGTACGGAGGCAGCCCGGCAGTGCGGCCCGGCCTGCCCACCCCCGTGATGGAGCCCAGCCGTAAGAGGCCTGCTCCCTCCCAGCAGGTCCAGCAGCAGGCCGTCCAGGGTCGTGCCAGAAA tGCTAAGAGAAGGAAAATGGCAGACAAGATTCTTCCGCAAAGG ATCCGTGAGCTGGTGCCAGAATCTCAGGCTTACATGGATCTGCTGGCGTTTGAGCGCAAACTGGACCAGACCATAATGCGCAAACGAGTGGACATCCAGGAAGCACTGAAGAGACCAATGAAG CAGAAGCGTAAACTGAGGCTTTACATATCCAACACCTTCAACCCTGCAAGACCAGACGCTGATGACTCAGACGGCAGCATTGCATCATGGGAACTGAGAGTAGAGGGCAAGTTGCTGGATGAC CCGGGGAAGCAGAAAAAGAAGTTCTCCTCGTTTTTTAAGAGCCTGGTGATCGAGCTGGACAAAGACCTGTACGGTCCTGACAACCACCTGGTTGAG TGGCACCGCACGGGCACCACGCAGGAGACGGACGGCTTCCAGGTGAAGAGGCCGGGGGACGTGAGCGTGCGCTGCACCCTGCTGCTGATGCTGGACTACCAG CCCCCCCAGTTTAAGCTGGACCCTCGTCTGGCGCGCCTGCTGGGCATCCACACTCAGACCCGCTCCTGCATCATCCAGGCGCTCTGGCAATACGTCAAGACCAACAAGCTGCAGGACTCTCATGACAAGGAGTACATCAACTGTGACAAGTACTTCCAACAG ATCTTCGACTGCCCTCGGCTGAAGTTCTCTGAGATCCCTCAACGCCTCACCAACCTCCTCTTGCCCCCAGACCCCATCGTCATCAACCATGTGATCAG CGTGGATCCCAACGACCAGAAGAAGACGGCCTGCTACGACATTGACGTGGAGGTGGAAGACCCCCTGAAGGGGCAGATGAGCAGCTTCCTGCTCTCCACCGCCAACCAGCAGGAGATCGCCACCCTGGACAACAAG ATCCATGAGACCATCGAGTCCATCAACCAGCTGAAGATCCAGAGGGACTTCATGCTCAGTTTCTCCAGAGACCCCAAGGGCTACATCCAGGACTGGCTCAAATCCCAGAGCCGGGACCTTAAG TTAATGACAGACGTGGTGGGGAACcctgaggaggagaggagggcggAGTTTTACCACGAGCCCTGGTCCCAGGAGGCTGTCAGCCGCTATTTCTACTGCAAG ATCCAGCAGAGGAGACAGGAGCTGGAAACGGCCTTAGCTGTCCGCAACACCTAA
- the smarcd3b gene encoding SWI/SNF-related matrix-associated actin-dependent regulator of chromatin subfamily D member 3b isoform X7: MATEDTAGGARKATKSKLFEFLVHGVRPGMPSGARMPHQGAPMGPPGPPYGGSPAVRPGLPTPVMEPSRKRPAPSQQVQQQAVQGRARNAKRRKMADKILPQRIRELVPESQAYMDLLAFERKLDQTIMRKRVDIQEALKRPMKQKRKLRLYISNTFNPARPDADDSDGSIASWELRVEGKLLDDPGKQKKKFSSFFKSLVIELDKDLYGPDNHLVESLYGGSLLQWHRTGTTQETDGFQVKRPGDVSVRCTLLLMLDYQPPQFKLDPRLARLLGIHTQTRSCIIQALWQYVKTNKLQDSHDKEYINCDKYFQQIFDCPRLKFSEIPQRLTNLLLPPDPIVINHVISVDPNDQKKTACYDIDVEVEDPLKGQMSSFLLSTANQQEIATLDNKIHETIESINQLKIQRDFMLSFSRDPKGYIQDWLKSQSRDLKLMTDVVGNPEEERRAEFYHEPWSQEAVSRYFYCKIQQRRQELETALAVRNT; the protein is encoded by the exons CGTCCTGGCATGCCGTCTGGAGCGAGGATGCCCCACCAGGGAGCTCCCATGGGCCCCCCCGGCCCCCCGTACGGAGGCAGCCCGGCAGTGCGGCCCGGCCTGCCCACCCCCGTGATGGAGCCCAGCCGTAAGAGGCCTGCTCCCTCCCAGCAGGTCCAGCAGCAGGCCGTCCAGGGTCGTGCCAGAAA tGCTAAGAGAAGGAAAATGGCAGACAAGATTCTTCCGCAAAGG ATCCGTGAGCTGGTGCCAGAATCTCAGGCTTACATGGATCTGCTGGCGTTTGAGCGCAAACTGGACCAGACCATAATGCGCAAACGAGTGGACATCCAGGAAGCACTGAAGAGACCAATGAAG CAGAAGCGTAAACTGAGGCTTTACATATCCAACACCTTCAACCCTGCAAGACCAGACGCTGATGACTCAGACGGCAGCATTGCATCATGGGAACTGAGAGTAGAGGGCAAGTTGCTGGATGAC CCGGGGAAGCAGAAAAAGAAGTTCTCCTCGTTTTTTAAGAGCCTGGTGATCGAGCTGGACAAAGACCTGTACGGTCCTGACAACCACCTGGTTGAG TCATTGTATGGTGGCTCGCTTTTACAGTGGCACCGCACGGGCACCACGCAGGAGACGGACGGCTTCCAGGTGAAGAGGCCGGGGGACGTGAGCGTGCGCTGCACCCTGCTGCTGATGCTGGACTACCAG CCCCCCCAGTTTAAGCTGGACCCTCGTCTGGCGCGCCTGCTGGGCATCCACACTCAGACCCGCTCCTGCATCATCCAGGCGCTCTGGCAATACGTCAAGACCAACAAGCTGCAGGACTCTCATGACAAGGAGTACATCAACTGTGACAAGTACTTCCAACAG ATCTTCGACTGCCCTCGGCTGAAGTTCTCTGAGATCCCTCAACGCCTCACCAACCTCCTCTTGCCCCCAGACCCCATCGTCATCAACCATGTGATCAG CGTGGATCCCAACGACCAGAAGAAGACGGCCTGCTACGACATTGACGTGGAGGTGGAAGACCCCCTGAAGGGGCAGATGAGCAGCTTCCTGCTCTCCACCGCCAACCAGCAGGAGATCGCCACCCTGGACAACAAG ATCCATGAGACCATCGAGTCCATCAACCAGCTGAAGATCCAGAGGGACTTCATGCTCAGTTTCTCCAGAGACCCCAAGGGCTACATCCAGGACTGGCTCAAATCCCAGAGCCGGGACCTTAAG TTAATGACAGACGTGGTGGGGAACcctgaggaggagaggagggcggAGTTTTACCACGAGCCCTGGTCCCAGGAGGCTGTCAGCCGCTATTTCTACTGCAAG ATCCAGCAGAGGAGACAGGAGCTGGAAACGGCCTTAGCTGTCCGCAACACCTAA
- the smarcd3b gene encoding SWI/SNF-related matrix-associated actin-dependent regulator of chromatin subfamily D member 3b isoform X6, whose protein sequence is MATEDTAGGARKATKSKLFEFLVHGVRPGMPSGARMPHQGAPMGPPGPPYGGSPAVRPGLPTPVMEPSRKRPAPSQQVQQQAVQGRARNAKRRKMADKILPQRIRELVPESQAYMDLLAFERKLDQTIMRKRVDIQEALKRPMKQQKRKLRLYISNTFNPARPDADDSDGSIASWELRVEGKLLDDPGKQKKKFSSFFKSLVIELDKDLYGPDNHLVESLYGGSLLQWHRTGTTQETDGFQVKRPGDVSVRCTLLLMLDYQPPQFKLDPRLARLLGIHTQTRSCIIQALWQYVKTNKLQDSHDKEYINCDKYFQQIFDCPRLKFSEIPQRLTNLLLPPDPIVINHVISVDPNDQKKTACYDIDVEVEDPLKGQMSSFLLSTANQQEIATLDNKIHETIESINQLKIQRDFMLSFSRDPKGYIQDWLKSQSRDLKLMTDVVGNPEEERRAEFYHEPWSQEAVSRYFYCKIQQRRQELETALAVRNT, encoded by the exons CGTCCTGGCATGCCGTCTGGAGCGAGGATGCCCCACCAGGGAGCTCCCATGGGCCCCCCCGGCCCCCCGTACGGAGGCAGCCCGGCAGTGCGGCCCGGCCTGCCCACCCCCGTGATGGAGCCCAGCCGTAAGAGGCCTGCTCCCTCCCAGCAGGTCCAGCAGCAGGCCGTCCAGGGTCGTGCCAGAAA tGCTAAGAGAAGGAAAATGGCAGACAAGATTCTTCCGCAAAGG ATCCGTGAGCTGGTGCCAGAATCTCAGGCTTACATGGATCTGCTGGCGTTTGAGCGCAAACTGGACCAGACCATAATGCGCAAACGAGTGGACATCCAGGAAGCACTGAAGAGACCAATGAAG CAGCAGAAGCGTAAACTGAGGCTTTACATATCCAACACCTTCAACCCTGCAAGACCAGACGCTGATGACTCAGACGGCAGCATTGCATCATGGGAACTGAGAGTAGAGGGCAAGTTGCTGGATGAC CCGGGGAAGCAGAAAAAGAAGTTCTCCTCGTTTTTTAAGAGCCTGGTGATCGAGCTGGACAAAGACCTGTACGGTCCTGACAACCACCTGGTTGAG TCATTGTATGGTGGCTCGCTTTTACAGTGGCACCGCACGGGCACCACGCAGGAGACGGACGGCTTCCAGGTGAAGAGGCCGGGGGACGTGAGCGTGCGCTGCACCCTGCTGCTGATGCTGGACTACCAG CCCCCCCAGTTTAAGCTGGACCCTCGTCTGGCGCGCCTGCTGGGCATCCACACTCAGACCCGCTCCTGCATCATCCAGGCGCTCTGGCAATACGTCAAGACCAACAAGCTGCAGGACTCTCATGACAAGGAGTACATCAACTGTGACAAGTACTTCCAACAG ATCTTCGACTGCCCTCGGCTGAAGTTCTCTGAGATCCCTCAACGCCTCACCAACCTCCTCTTGCCCCCAGACCCCATCGTCATCAACCATGTGATCAG CGTGGATCCCAACGACCAGAAGAAGACGGCCTGCTACGACATTGACGTGGAGGTGGAAGACCCCCTGAAGGGGCAGATGAGCAGCTTCCTGCTCTCCACCGCCAACCAGCAGGAGATCGCCACCCTGGACAACAAG ATCCATGAGACCATCGAGTCCATCAACCAGCTGAAGATCCAGAGGGACTTCATGCTCAGTTTCTCCAGAGACCCCAAGGGCTACATCCAGGACTGGCTCAAATCCCAGAGCCGGGACCTTAAG TTAATGACAGACGTGGTGGGGAACcctgaggaggagaggagggcggAGTTTTACCACGAGCCCTGGTCCCAGGAGGCTGTCAGCCGCTATTTCTACTGCAAG ATCCAGCAGAGGAGACAGGAGCTGGAAACGGCCTTAGCTGTCCGCAACACCTAA
- the smarcd3b gene encoding SWI/SNF-related matrix-associated actin-dependent regulator of chromatin subfamily D member 3b isoform X1 has product MATEDTAGGARKATKSKLFEFLVHGVRPGMPSGARMPHQGAPMGPPGPPYGGSPAVRPGLPTPVMEPSRKRPAPSQQVQQQAVQGRARKKPVGFPGANEMPARQMDMREPQSDPTLGSNAKRRKMADKILPQRIRELVPESQAYMDLLAFERKLDQTIMRKRVDIQEALKRPMKQQKRKLRLYISNTFNPARPDADDSDGSIASWELRVEGKLLDDPGKQKKKFSSFFKSLVIELDKDLYGPDNHLVESLYGGSLLQWHRTGTTQETDGFQVKRPGDVSVRCTLLLMLDYQPPQFKLDPRLARLLGIHTQTRSCIIQALWQYVKTNKLQDSHDKEYINCDKYFQQIFDCPRLKFSEIPQRLTNLLLPPDPIVINHVISVDPNDQKKTACYDIDVEVEDPLKGQMSSFLLSTANQQEIATLDNKIHETIESINQLKIQRDFMLSFSRDPKGYIQDWLKSQSRDLKLMTDVVGNPEEERRAEFYHEPWSQEAVSRYFYCKIQQRRQELETALAVRNT; this is encoded by the exons CGTCCTGGCATGCCGTCTGGAGCGAGGATGCCCCACCAGGGAGCTCCCATGGGCCCCCCCGGCCCCCCGTACGGAGGCAGCCCGGCAGTGCGGCCCGGCCTGCCCACCCCCGTGATGGAGCCCAGCCGTAAGAGGCCTGCTCCCTCCCAGCAGGTCCAGCAGCAGGCCGTCCAGGGTCGTGCCAGAAA GAAGCCAGTCGGATTCCCCGGAGCCAATGAGATGCCGGCGAGGCAGATGGACATGAGAGAGCCCCAATCAGATCCCACGCTCGGATCAAA tGCTAAGAGAAGGAAAATGGCAGACAAGATTCTTCCGCAAAGG ATCCGTGAGCTGGTGCCAGAATCTCAGGCTTACATGGATCTGCTGGCGTTTGAGCGCAAACTGGACCAGACCATAATGCGCAAACGAGTGGACATCCAGGAAGCACTGAAGAGACCAATGAAG CAGCAGAAGCGTAAACTGAGGCTTTACATATCCAACACCTTCAACCCTGCAAGACCAGACGCTGATGACTCAGACGGCAGCATTGCATCATGGGAACTGAGAGTAGAGGGCAAGTTGCTGGATGAC CCGGGGAAGCAGAAAAAGAAGTTCTCCTCGTTTTTTAAGAGCCTGGTGATCGAGCTGGACAAAGACCTGTACGGTCCTGACAACCACCTGGTTGAG TCATTGTATGGTGGCTCGCTTTTACAGTGGCACCGCACGGGCACCACGCAGGAGACGGACGGCTTCCAGGTGAAGAGGCCGGGGGACGTGAGCGTGCGCTGCACCCTGCTGCTGATGCTGGACTACCAG CCCCCCCAGTTTAAGCTGGACCCTCGTCTGGCGCGCCTGCTGGGCATCCACACTCAGACCCGCTCCTGCATCATCCAGGCGCTCTGGCAATACGTCAAGACCAACAAGCTGCAGGACTCTCATGACAAGGAGTACATCAACTGTGACAAGTACTTCCAACAG ATCTTCGACTGCCCTCGGCTGAAGTTCTCTGAGATCCCTCAACGCCTCACCAACCTCCTCTTGCCCCCAGACCCCATCGTCATCAACCATGTGATCAG CGTGGATCCCAACGACCAGAAGAAGACGGCCTGCTACGACATTGACGTGGAGGTGGAAGACCCCCTGAAGGGGCAGATGAGCAGCTTCCTGCTCTCCACCGCCAACCAGCAGGAGATCGCCACCCTGGACAACAAG ATCCATGAGACCATCGAGTCCATCAACCAGCTGAAGATCCAGAGGGACTTCATGCTCAGTTTCTCCAGAGACCCCAAGGGCTACATCCAGGACTGGCTCAAATCCCAGAGCCGGGACCTTAAG TTAATGACAGACGTGGTGGGGAACcctgaggaggagaggagggcggAGTTTTACCACGAGCCCTGGTCCCAGGAGGCTGTCAGCCGCTATTTCTACTGCAAG ATCCAGCAGAGGAGACAGGAGCTGGAAACGGCCTTAGCTGTCCGCAACACCTAA
- the smarcd3b gene encoding SWI/SNF-related matrix-associated actin-dependent regulator of chromatin subfamily D member 3b isoform X2, producing MATEDTAGGARKATKSKLFEFLVHGVRPGMPSGARMPHQGAPMGPPGPPYGGSPAVRPGLPTPVMEPSRKRPAPSQQVQQQAVQGRARKKPVGFPGANEMPARQMDMREPQSDPTLGSNAKRRKMADKILPQRIRELVPESQAYMDLLAFERKLDQTIMRKRVDIQEALKRPMKQKRKLRLYISNTFNPARPDADDSDGSIASWELRVEGKLLDDPGKQKKKFSSFFKSLVIELDKDLYGPDNHLVESLYGGSLLQWHRTGTTQETDGFQVKRPGDVSVRCTLLLMLDYQPPQFKLDPRLARLLGIHTQTRSCIIQALWQYVKTNKLQDSHDKEYINCDKYFQQIFDCPRLKFSEIPQRLTNLLLPPDPIVINHVISVDPNDQKKTACYDIDVEVEDPLKGQMSSFLLSTANQQEIATLDNKIHETIESINQLKIQRDFMLSFSRDPKGYIQDWLKSQSRDLKLMTDVVGNPEEERRAEFYHEPWSQEAVSRYFYCKIQQRRQELETALAVRNT from the exons CGTCCTGGCATGCCGTCTGGAGCGAGGATGCCCCACCAGGGAGCTCCCATGGGCCCCCCCGGCCCCCCGTACGGAGGCAGCCCGGCAGTGCGGCCCGGCCTGCCCACCCCCGTGATGGAGCCCAGCCGTAAGAGGCCTGCTCCCTCCCAGCAGGTCCAGCAGCAGGCCGTCCAGGGTCGTGCCAGAAA GAAGCCAGTCGGATTCCCCGGAGCCAATGAGATGCCGGCGAGGCAGATGGACATGAGAGAGCCCCAATCAGATCCCACGCTCGGATCAAA tGCTAAGAGAAGGAAAATGGCAGACAAGATTCTTCCGCAAAGG ATCCGTGAGCTGGTGCCAGAATCTCAGGCTTACATGGATCTGCTGGCGTTTGAGCGCAAACTGGACCAGACCATAATGCGCAAACGAGTGGACATCCAGGAAGCACTGAAGAGACCAATGAAG CAGAAGCGTAAACTGAGGCTTTACATATCCAACACCTTCAACCCTGCAAGACCAGACGCTGATGACTCAGACGGCAGCATTGCATCATGGGAACTGAGAGTAGAGGGCAAGTTGCTGGATGAC CCGGGGAAGCAGAAAAAGAAGTTCTCCTCGTTTTTTAAGAGCCTGGTGATCGAGCTGGACAAAGACCTGTACGGTCCTGACAACCACCTGGTTGAG TCATTGTATGGTGGCTCGCTTTTACAGTGGCACCGCACGGGCACCACGCAGGAGACGGACGGCTTCCAGGTGAAGAGGCCGGGGGACGTGAGCGTGCGCTGCACCCTGCTGCTGATGCTGGACTACCAG CCCCCCCAGTTTAAGCTGGACCCTCGTCTGGCGCGCCTGCTGGGCATCCACACTCAGACCCGCTCCTGCATCATCCAGGCGCTCTGGCAATACGTCAAGACCAACAAGCTGCAGGACTCTCATGACAAGGAGTACATCAACTGTGACAAGTACTTCCAACAG ATCTTCGACTGCCCTCGGCTGAAGTTCTCTGAGATCCCTCAACGCCTCACCAACCTCCTCTTGCCCCCAGACCCCATCGTCATCAACCATGTGATCAG CGTGGATCCCAACGACCAGAAGAAGACGGCCTGCTACGACATTGACGTGGAGGTGGAAGACCCCCTGAAGGGGCAGATGAGCAGCTTCCTGCTCTCCACCGCCAACCAGCAGGAGATCGCCACCCTGGACAACAAG ATCCATGAGACCATCGAGTCCATCAACCAGCTGAAGATCCAGAGGGACTTCATGCTCAGTTTCTCCAGAGACCCCAAGGGCTACATCCAGGACTGGCTCAAATCCCAGAGCCGGGACCTTAAG TTAATGACAGACGTGGTGGGGAACcctgaggaggagaggagggcggAGTTTTACCACGAGCCCTGGTCCCAGGAGGCTGTCAGCCGCTATTTCTACTGCAAG ATCCAGCAGAGGAGACAGGAGCTGGAAACGGCCTTAGCTGTCCGCAACACCTAA